The proteins below come from a single Malus sylvestris chromosome 3, drMalSylv7.2, whole genome shotgun sequence genomic window:
- the LOC126614275 gene encoding uncharacterized protein LOC126614275, whose product MEKEGKTSKATESDFLLQWGNRKRPRYSKLNKDASLSNNNKSSDCLRKKKITSRATDKESPAPHPLPNRMDKSSASPMNSRKLFVTSPEKEDRYYTTRGSLGLDENGKVLGLDYPGPARDDKGSHAWPRLFLSLSSKEKEEDFMAMKGCKLPQRPKKRAKLLQKSLLLIMPGVWLSDLCQERYEVREKKTSKKRPRGLKAMGGIDGESE is encoded by the exons ATGGAAAAGGAAGGGAAAACCTCTAAAGCCACAGAGTCGGACTTTTTGCTGCAATGGGGGAACAGAAAGAGGCCTAGATATTCAAAGTTGAATAAGGACGCAAGCTTgagcaacaacaacaaatcgTCGGActgtttgaggaagaagaaaatcacTTCTCGGGCCACCGATAAAGAGTCTCCGGCTCCTCATCCACTGCCCAATCGCATGGACAA GAGTTCAGCTTCGCCAATGAATAGTAGGAAGCTATTTGTTACTTCACCGGAGAAGGAAGATCGGTACTACACAACAAGGGGTTCATTAGGGTTGGACGAGAATGGGAAGGTGTTAGGATTAGATTATCCTGGTCCTGCAAGGGATGACAAAGGAAGCCATGCTTGGCCAAGGTTATTTCTATCATTGTCTAgtaaagaaaaggaagaggatTTCATGGCTATGAAAGGGTGTAAGCTACCTCAAAGGCCCAAGAAAAGAGCAAAATTGCTCCAGAAAAGCCTACTT TTGATTATGCCCGGTGTATGGTTATCGGATTTGTGCCAGGAGCGGTATGAAGTGAGGGAGAAGAAGACTTCAAAGAAG AGACCCAGAGGATTGAAGGCCATGGGAGGTATCGATGGCGAATCAGAATGA